A single genomic interval of Marmota flaviventris isolate mMarFla1 chromosome 14, mMarFla1.hap1, whole genome shotgun sequence harbors:
- the LOC114103305 gene encoding LOW QUALITY PROTEIN: sulfotransferase 1C3 (The sequence of the model RefSeq protein was modified relative to this genomic sequence to represent the inferred CDS: substituted 2 bases at 2 genomic stop codons) — MAQIEKNAHPLENNSNLLNIIEVDGVPLPVLSKEIWNKVCNFQARPDDLILATYPKEYFXCFSGTTWMQEILDMIRNDGDVAKFRGAASLERHPFLEVKYPHKEKHDLEIAIQMPSPRMLKTHLPSYLLPPSIWKQNCKIIYVARNAKDCLVAFYYFHKMTSMLADTQSXEEFCENFMSGKLVDGSWYDHVKRWWTAKDKHRSLHLKYKDLKTFFKSSKLFSRDISYKSKLEE, encoded by the exons ATGGCACAGATTGAGAAGAATGCTCATCCTctggaaaataattcaaatttgttGAACATTATAGAAGTGGATGGAGTACCTTTGCCAGTACTAtcaaaagaaatatggaataaagtCTGTAATTTTCAAGCCCGACCTGATGACCTTATTCTGGCAACTTACCCAAA AGAATATTTCTGATGTTTTTCAGGTACAACCTGGATGCAAGAAATTTTAGACATGATTCGAAATGATGGCGACGTGGCAAAATTCAGGGGAGCTGCTTCTCTGGAAAGACACCCCTTCCTTGAAGTAAAATACCCTCATAAAGAGAAGCATG ATTTGGAGATAGCTATTCAAATGCCCTCACCACGAATGCTAAAAACTCACCTTCCTTCTTATTTATTGCCACCATCTATCTGGAAACAGAACTGCAAG ATCATCTATGTGGCTAGAAATGCCAAGGATTGCCTGGTAGCTTTCTACTACTTTCATAAAATGACCTCAATGCTAGCTGACACTCAGAGCTAGGAAGAATTTTGTGAGAATTTCATGTCAGGAAAAT TGGTTGATGGGTCCTGGTATGACCATGTGAAAAGGTGGTGGACTGCAAAGGACAAGCACCGATC ATTACATCTCaaatataaagatttaaaaacattttttaaaagttccaaaTTATTTTCAAGAGATATAAGCTACAAAAGCAAATTGGAGGAGTAA